The following are encoded together in the Anaerolineales bacterium genome:
- the glmS gene encoding glutamine--fructose-6-phosphate transaminase (isomerizing), which produces MCGIVGYVGGRDAAPIIFTGLKRLEYRGYDSAGLAVIQDGTIQVRRQAGKLDRLGAMLAADPVHGQVGIGHTRWATHGEPSARNAHPHLGSTGRVVVVHNGIVENFLPLKEELLAEGVEFGSDTDTEVIVHLVEKFLAMGHGLAEAARRTLTLLKGAHGIVLLSADEPDKIIAARLGNAGGVVLGIGQDEMFLASDIPAILEHTRSMVFLDPGQMAVVRQSAYALETMDGSVVRPVIHSVPWDPVAAEKGEYKHFMQKEIHEQVRSSTDTIAGRVDFDDARILLPQLGLTPTDAAAIRKIVITACGTAAHAGMVGKVMIESIARIPVEVDIASEFRYREPLVDSDTVVLAISQSGETADTLAAIDEARRRGARIWSIVNAVGSQAMRIADASISMQVGPEIGVASTKAFTAPLIDLYMLAVLLADLRGGLTPARRKQLVADLRLVPDLVGRTLEREPEVEVVARTLKEIWHCLYLGRGINMPIAYEGALKLKEISYIHAEAYPAGEMKHGPIALVDKDLPVVAIAPKDPWYEKMISQIEQTKARGGPVIVVATEGDTLVPPLADHVLWVPETPWLLSPIVTIVPLQLLAYHVAVLRGADVDQPRNLAKSVTVE; this is translated from the coding sequence ATGTGTGGCATCGTCGGCTATGTCGGCGGGCGCGATGCTGCGCCCATCATCTTCACCGGGCTCAAACGGCTCGAATACCGCGGCTACGACTCGGCCGGTCTGGCGGTGATCCAAGACGGTACGATCCAGGTCCGTCGCCAGGCGGGAAAGCTGGATCGGCTGGGTGCAATGCTGGCGGCTGACCCGGTGCATGGACAGGTCGGCATCGGTCACACCCGCTGGGCAACGCACGGAGAACCCAGCGCCCGCAATGCCCACCCCCACCTGGGATCGACGGGGAGGGTGGTAGTTGTGCACAATGGGATCGTTGAGAACTTCCTGCCCCTCAAAGAGGAATTGCTGGCCGAAGGCGTGGAGTTCGGCTCCGACACCGACACCGAGGTGATTGTGCACCTGGTGGAGAAATTCCTGGCCATGGGCCACGGCCTGGCCGAGGCCGCCCGGCGCACGCTCACGCTGCTGAAGGGCGCCCACGGAATCGTGCTGCTCTCGGCCGATGAACCCGACAAGATCATCGCCGCCCGCCTGGGCAACGCCGGCGGCGTCGTGCTTGGGATCGGGCAAGATGAGATGTTCCTTGCCTCCGATATCCCCGCCATCCTCGAGCACACTCGAAGCATGGTCTTCCTGGACCCGGGCCAGATGGCTGTGGTCCGGCAGAGCGCCTACGCCCTCGAAACCATGGACGGAAGCGTGGTTCGGCCGGTGATCCACAGCGTTCCGTGGGACCCGGTGGCCGCCGAGAAGGGCGAGTACAAGCATTTCATGCAGAAGGAGATCCACGAGCAGGTTCGCTCCTCGACCGACACCATCGCCGGGCGGGTGGATTTCGACGACGCCCGGATCCTGCTGCCCCAGCTCGGCCTGACTCCGACCGACGCCGCCGCCATCCGCAAGATCGTGATCACCGCCTGTGGGACGGCAGCCCATGCCGGCATGGTGGGCAAGGTGATGATTGAGTCGATCGCTCGCATCCCTGTCGAGGTCGACATCGCCTCCGAATTCCGCTACCGCGAGCCCCTGGTCGACAGTGACACTGTCGTGCTGGCGATCAGCCAGTCCGGCGAGACGGCGGATACCCTGGCGGCGATCGATGAGGCTCGCCGGCGCGGCGCCAGGATCTGGTCCATCGTCAACGCCGTCGGCTCACAGGCCATGCGCATTGCCGACGCCTCGATCAGCATGCAGGTGGGGCCCGAGATCGGGGTCGCTTCAACCAAAGCCTTTACGGCGCCGCTGATCGACCTGTACATGCTGGCCGTGCTCCTGGCAGACCTACGCGGAGGGCTGACACCGGCGCGACGCAAGCAGCTGGTCGCCGACCTGCGGCTTGTGCCGGACCTGGTCGGGCGAACGCTGGAACGTGAGCCGGAAGTCGAAGTTGTCGCCCGGACGCTCAAGGAGATCTGGCATTGCCTGTACCTGGGGCGGGGCATCAACATGCCGATCGCCTACGAGGGCGCCCTCAAGCTGAAGGAGATCTCGTACATCCATGCCGAGGCGTATCCCGCCGGCGAGATGAAGCACGGGCCGATCGCCCTCGTCGACAAGGACTTGCCGGTTGTCGCCATCGCCCCCAAGGATCCCTGGTATGAGAAGATGATCAGCCAGATCGAGCAGACCAAAGCCCGGGGTGGGCCGGTGATTGTCGTGGCGACGGAAGGCGATACCCTCGTGCCGCCGCTGGCCGACCATGTCCTGTGGGTGCCCGAAACCCCCTGGCTGCTGAGCCCGATCGTCACCATCGTTCCGCTGCAGTTGCTGGCCTACCACGTGGCTGTGCTGCGGGGCGCCGATGTCGACCAGCCGCGGAATCTGGCCAAGAGCGTCACAGTGGAGTAA
- the cmk gene encoding (d)CMP kinase, with translation MARARTIAIDGPAASGKSTVALRVAKALGYLFLDTGVMYRAVTLAAQQEGIDTAAEAPVAALAGRLRIDVRPASKIDGRLCDVFLGGKDVTWAIRAAQVDAAVSQVSMYSGVRQAMTGLQREIGARGDVVMAGRDIGTVVLPDADLKVYLDASLEERARRRASELAARRQPADFAAILKGLEARDRLDSTRELAPLKPAADGVVLDTTRLTVEGAVAEVLRLAEGAPETSGQGSMDPSTTAPSLLPRGLSGSYDHGRMEARRNAYRWILRRMVFPLFVKIKRVDGLEHLPAQGPAILMINHIAFIDPVALLGVLPRNVVPMAKAEAYDIPVLGWMPRMWQVIPVRRGEVDREALRRALAVLAAGEVLIVAPEGTRSPALIQAREGIAYLAHRSSSPIVPVAIEGTEGFPAPWPAKAWRGAGAEIRLGTAFRFRPLGRTPDRAELRLMTDEAMYVLAEMLPAHRRGHYHDLGRATQHTLDCA, from the coding sequence ATGGCCCGGGCCAGGACGATTGCCATCGATGGGCCGGCCGCTTCCGGGAAATCCACGGTTGCCCTGCGGGTGGCCAAGGCCTTGGGTTACCTGTTCCTCGACACAGGGGTCATGTACCGGGCAGTGACGCTGGCCGCCCAGCAAGAGGGGATCGACACGGCGGCCGAAGCCCCGGTCGCCGCTCTGGCGGGTCGATTGCGGATCGATGTCCGACCGGCCTCGAAGATCGACGGCCGGTTGTGTGATGTGTTCCTGGGTGGCAAGGATGTGACCTGGGCGATCCGCGCTGCCCAGGTGGACGCGGCGGTCTCGCAGGTGTCGATGTACAGCGGTGTCCGGCAGGCTATGACCGGCCTACAGCGGGAGATCGGCGCCCGCGGCGACGTGGTCATGGCCGGCAGAGACATTGGGACGGTGGTCCTCCCCGATGCCGACCTGAAGGTGTATCTGGACGCCAGCCTGGAAGAGCGAGCGCGGCGGCGGGCCAGCGAGCTGGCAGCGCGTCGTCAGCCGGCCGACTTCGCCGCGATCCTCAAGGGATTGGAGGCGCGGGATCGCCTCGACTCAACCCGCGAACTCGCTCCGCTCAAGCCGGCCGCTGACGGAGTGGTATTGGATACGACGCGGCTGACCGTTGAGGGGGCTGTCGCCGAGGTGCTGCGTTTGGCCGAGGGTGCTCCCGAGACGAGCGGGCAGGGTAGCATGGATCCGTCCACGACGGCGCCCAGCCTGCTGCCCCGTGGGCTGTCGGGCAGCTACGACCATGGCCGCATGGAAGCCCGGCGGAACGCCTATCGCTGGATTCTGCGGCGGATGGTCTTCCCCCTCTTCGTCAAGATCAAGCGTGTCGACGGGCTGGAGCACCTGCCGGCGCAAGGGCCCGCCATCCTGATGATCAACCACATCGCCTTCATTGACCCGGTGGCGCTGCTTGGCGTGCTGCCGCGGAACGTCGTGCCGATGGCGAAGGCCGAGGCCTACGATATCCCGGTGCTGGGCTGGATGCCGCGCATGTGGCAGGTCATTCCGGTGCGGCGCGGGGAGGTCGACCGCGAGGCGCTGCGCAGGGCGCTGGCGGTGCTGGCGGCGGGCGAGGTGTTGATCGTGGCGCCGGAGGGCACGCGCTCGCCGGCGCTGATCCAGGCGCGCGAAGGGATTGCCTATCTCGCTCACCGCAGCAGCTCTCCGATTGTCCCGGTGGCGATCGAGGGCACGGAGGGGTTCCCGGCGCCATGGCCGGCGAAAGCCTGGCGGGGAGCGGGTGCCGAGATTCGTCTGGGAACCGCCTTTCGTTTTCGCCCGCTGGGGCGGACGCCGGACCGCGCCGAGCTGCGGCTGATGACCGATGAGGCGATGTATGTCCTGGCCGAGATGCTGCCTGCCCACCGCCGCGGCCACTACCACGACCTGGGGCGAGCCACCCAACATACGCTGGACTGCGCATAG
- a CDS encoding DUF2298 domain-containing protein, with the protein MIAPLIAWWIWTALLGALALPIAYRLFPHLADRGYALSRALGLLASGYLLWLGASVGVLRNDFPGAFGALVVLGAGGLVAGAGRWRDLWAWIRQHRRTVFWTELLFLLAFVGWAAVRAANPEIAATEKPMELAYLNAVLQSPRFPPQDPWLSGYAISYYYFGYVLLALMSRLTAVPAGVAFNLGNALWFALTCLGAWSILLSLLQRRQAGLRHAAALLGPLFVLVAGNLEGILDVLWSGHIGWRARADGELTSRFWTWLDIKDLNAAPVSPPSLMPNRFLWWWRASRVIHDRNLGGADIEVIDEFPFFSFLLADNHPHLLALPFVLLAIAFTLQIFLSARRGELRIRAWAGGLSPKTARRGLYAALGLVLALSVARAAGAYQTSGSAQGALAAAGGVLIIGGILVATGSLLIGTFSGMFPSSLTASELLWAAWFFGALAFLNTWDLPIYLALLYLVLLWKSKSGAWRELLVPPTLTVVTTLLLGLLLYLPWYPTFTSQAGGILPNLFFPSRFVQLLVMFAVPLVPVLVWLVWRASPGWSRRDTWLLLGLAFGLPLGLWLISLLLGGAAVAAQPGLVADALNQLAAGSAQQALQTGIARRLQAGLTPVVIGAALGLAAVLLRRFRRQGEPAGFTAGTPFVLAMAAIGLLLILGPEFVYLKDLFGTRMNTVFKFYYAAWVLLGLSAAFVATELWPRESSWKGALRALALLPLLFGLVYPALATWTKTNGFRPPAGLTLDGTAHLAAERPEDAIAIEWIRAFLPPGVIAEAVGGSYTEFGRIATHTGMPNVLGWEFHELQWRGSMEPQGTRKEDLRRLYQTHETTELVGILQTYGIDYVYIGPLERRTYSLTPPAMAKFEAAMDLVYASDEVMIYAARSGRGF; encoded by the coding sequence ATGATCGCACCCCTGATCGCCTGGTGGATCTGGACGGCGCTTCTTGGCGCTCTGGCATTGCCGATCGCCTACCGCCTGTTCCCGCACCTGGCCGATCGCGGGTATGCCCTCAGTCGCGCCCTGGGTTTGCTGGCGTCGGGGTATCTGCTGTGGCTCGGGGCGTCCGTCGGGGTCCTACGCAATGACTTCCCCGGCGCCTTCGGTGCCTTGGTTGTTCTCGGTGCCGGCGGGCTGGTTGCCGGGGCTGGGCGCTGGCGAGATCTCTGGGCGTGGATCCGCCAGCATCGGCGGACCGTCTTCTGGACCGAGCTGCTGTTTCTGTTGGCCTTTGTCGGATGGGCCGCGGTCCGGGCGGCGAACCCGGAGATCGCCGCAACCGAGAAACCGATGGAGCTGGCATACCTGAATGCCGTGCTCCAATCGCCGCGCTTCCCGCCGCAAGATCCGTGGCTCTCGGGCTATGCGATCTCGTACTACTACTTCGGGTATGTCCTGCTGGCGCTCATGTCTCGACTGACGGCGGTGCCGGCCGGGGTGGCCTTCAATTTGGGGAATGCCCTGTGGTTCGCCCTGACCTGCCTCGGCGCCTGGAGCATCCTGCTCAGCCTGTTGCAGCGGCGACAGGCGGGGCTGCGCCACGCCGCCGCCCTGTTGGGTCCGCTGTTCGTCTTGGTCGCCGGCAATCTCGAAGGGATCCTGGACGTGCTCTGGTCAGGGCATATCGGCTGGCGCGCCCGGGCCGATGGGGAACTGACCTCGCGCTTCTGGACCTGGCTGGACATCAAGGACCTGAATGCGGCACCGGTCTCACCTCCCAGTCTGATGCCCAATCGGTTCCTGTGGTGGTGGCGGGCTTCGCGTGTGATTCACGACCGCAATCTCGGCGGTGCGGACATCGAGGTCATCGACGAGTTCCCCTTCTTCTCATTCCTTCTGGCCGACAATCACCCTCACTTGCTGGCACTGCCATTCGTCTTGCTCGCCATTGCCTTCACGCTTCAGATCTTCCTGTCGGCCCGGCGCGGGGAGCTCCGGATTCGGGCTTGGGCCGGTGGGTTGTCCCCCAAGACTGCCCGGCGCGGGCTGTACGCCGCGCTGGGGCTGGTCCTGGCCCTGTCGGTGGCTCGAGCAGCCGGCGCCTATCAGACGTCTGGAAGCGCGCAGGGCGCGCTGGCCGCCGCCGGGGGCGTGCTGATCATCGGCGGGATACTGGTTGCCACCGGCTCGCTGCTGATCGGGACGTTTTCGGGGATGTTCCCATCTTCCCTGACCGCTTCCGAGCTGCTGTGGGCCGCCTGGTTCTTTGGCGCGCTGGCTTTCCTCAACACCTGGGATCTGCCGATCTACTTGGCCTTGCTGTATCTGGTGCTGCTCTGGAAATCGAAATCGGGGGCTTGGAGGGAGCTGCTTGTCCCGCCGACCTTGACGGTCGTCACGACGCTGCTACTTGGGTTGCTGTTGTATCTACCGTGGTACCCGACGTTCACCTCCCAGGCTGGCGGCATTCTGCCCAACCTGTTCTTTCCATCACGGTTCGTGCAGCTCTTGGTGATGTTCGCCGTGCCGCTTGTGCCGGTCTTGGTCTGGCTGGTCTGGCGCGCCTCGCCAGGCTGGTCTCGGCGCGATACCTGGCTGCTCCTGGGCCTGGCCTTCGGTCTTCCCCTGGGGCTTTGGCTGATCTCGCTCCTCCTGGGAGGGGCGGCAGTGGCGGCGCAGCCTGGACTGGTCGCGGACGCCCTCAACCAGCTGGCGGCAGGCTCAGCCCAGCAGGCGCTGCAGACGGGCATCGCCCGCCGGCTGCAGGCTGGCCTGACCCCGGTTGTCATCGGGGCTGCCCTCGGCTTGGCGGCGGTGCTCTTGCGGCGATTTCGCCGTCAAGGCGAGCCGGCGGGTTTCACCGCTGGAACTCCCTTCGTGCTGGCCATGGCCGCTATCGGATTGCTCCTGATCCTCGGCCCGGAGTTCGTCTACTTGAAGGACCTGTTCGGCACGCGCATGAACACGGTCTTCAAGTTCTACTACGCGGCCTGGGTGCTGTTGGGGCTTTCGGCTGCCTTCGTGGCGACCGAGCTCTGGCCTCGAGAGTCCTCCTGGAAAGGGGCACTCCGGGCCCTGGCATTGCTGCCCCTGCTATTTGGACTGGTCTATCCTGCCCTGGCGACCTGGACCAAGACCAATGGTTTTCGGCCGCCGGCGGGGCTGACACTGGACGGTACTGCCCATCTGGCTGCGGAGCGACCGGAGGATGCGATCGCCATCGAATGGATTCGGGCGTTCCTCCCGCCCGGGGTGATTGCCGAGGCCGTCGGCGGCAGCTACACCGAGTTCGGCCGGATCGCTACCCACACCGGGATGCCGAATGTGTTAGGCTGGGAATTCCATGAGCTGCAATGGCGAGGCAGCATGGAGCCTCAGGGAACCCGCAAGGAGGACCTGCGCCGACTGTACCAAACCCACGAGACGACGGAGCTGGTCGGGATCCTACAGACCTACGGGATCGACTATGTGTACATCGGGCCGCTGGAGCGCCGTACATACTCACTGACGCCGCCCGCCATGGCCAAGTTCGAGGCTGCCATGGATCTGGTGTATGCCTCGGATGAAGTCATGATCTACGCCGCCCGCAGCGGCCGAGGGTTCTGA